A part of Streptomyces sp. NBC_01497 genomic DNA contains:
- a CDS encoding fused response regulator/phosphatase: MTDIARRDSAPGTILVIEDDETNLYILSSWLKRVGHTVIGAADGAQGLALLAETGTPLPDAAVIDVQLPDMTGFEVCERVKAEARTTALPVIHVSAVAISTDDHTEGLRRGADAYLNQPIDPDEFLATVTAALRYARARRRAERLALRLTTLNRATLDVYRAIGFHSFAASATRGAADLLSCPAAAIFLSPRGQAVHSFAAGPGSVPRSMPAGPELLAQLASYTLGSGTGAEVRLMPGTQWRALLPLDPLEGDVALVVARTKLNRPPICIAVPAHAVGGTDERELLQQLANACALALEALRTYNEEHTLALALQRTFLPDRLPSVPGTALAVRYRPASDHAEIGGDFYEALETPNGLLLAVGDVAGHSLVAATVMGEIRHALRAYALEGHAPHRILERLDVLLGHTRPGLTVTLCLVLVDPNGRRVHVSNAGHIPPLLLAPDGHAAYLQQHGPLLGLALPHPAPSVYDVVPGARLLLITDGLVEVRGQDLDDSLASFRAATASGPRELEALCDELLRTFGEDKEDDIALLAVQLTPNS; encoded by the coding sequence GTGACCGACATCGCGAGACGCGACAGCGCGCCCGGGACCATCCTGGTGATCGAGGACGACGAGACCAACCTCTACATCCTCTCCAGCTGGCTCAAACGCGTCGGTCACACCGTGATCGGCGCCGCCGACGGCGCCCAGGGACTCGCTCTGCTCGCCGAGACCGGCACCCCGCTGCCCGACGCGGCGGTGATCGACGTCCAGCTCCCCGACATGACCGGGTTCGAGGTCTGCGAACGCGTCAAGGCCGAGGCCCGCACCACCGCGCTCCCCGTCATCCACGTGTCCGCCGTCGCGATCAGCACCGACGACCATACGGAGGGGCTGCGCCGGGGCGCCGACGCGTATCTCAACCAGCCGATCGACCCGGATGAGTTCCTGGCCACCGTCACGGCGGCCCTGCGCTACGCCCGGGCCCGGCGCCGGGCGGAACGGCTCGCACTGCGGCTGACCACGCTCAACCGGGCGACCCTGGACGTCTACCGGGCCATCGGTTTCCACTCCTTCGCGGCGTCGGCGACCCGCGGCGCGGCCGACCTCCTGTCCTGCCCGGCTGCGGCGATCTTCCTGAGCCCGCGGGGCCAGGCGGTGCACAGCTTCGCCGCCGGACCGGGTTCCGTTCCCCGCTCGATGCCCGCAGGACCCGAACTGCTCGCCCAGCTGGCCTCGTACACGCTCGGCAGCGGCACCGGGGCCGAGGTGCGGCTCATGCCGGGCACCCAGTGGCGCGCGCTGCTGCCCCTCGACCCGCTGGAGGGGGACGTCGCGCTGGTGGTGGCCCGCACCAAACTCAACCGGCCCCCCATCTGCATCGCCGTCCCCGCCCACGCGGTCGGTGGCACCGACGAGCGCGAACTGCTCCAGCAACTCGCCAACGCCTGCGCGCTCGCCCTGGAGGCACTGCGCACCTACAACGAGGAACACACCCTCGCGCTCGCCCTCCAGCGCACGTTCCTGCCGGACCGGCTGCCCTCGGTGCCGGGCACGGCGCTCGCCGTGCGCTACCGGCCGGCCTCCGACCACGCGGAGATCGGCGGGGACTTCTACGAGGCGCTGGAGACCCCGAACGGGCTGCTGCTCGCGGTCGGGGACGTGGCGGGGCACTCGCTGGTCGCCGCGACGGTCATGGGCGAGATCCGCCACGCGCTGCGCGCCTATGCCCTGGAGGGCCACGCGCCGCACCGCATCCTCGAACGGCTCGATGTCCTCCTCGGCCACACACGCCCCGGCCTGACCGTGACGCTGTGCCTCGTCCTCGTCGATCCGAACGGTCGACGGGTCCACGTCTCCAACGCGGGGCACATCCCGCCGCTCCTGCTCGCCCCCGACGGCCACGCCGCCTACCTCCAGCAGCACGGGCCGCTGCTGGGCCTCGCCCTGCCGCATCCGGCGCCGTCCGTGTACGACGTGGTGCCGGGCGCCCGGCTCCTGCTGATCACCGACGGGCTGGTGGAGGTGCGCGGTCAGGACCTCGACGACAGCCTCGCCTCGTTCCGCGCGGCCACGGCATCGGGACCCCGGGAGCTGGAAGCCCTCTGCGACGAGCTCCTTCGGACCTTCGGCGAGGACAAGGAGGACGACATCGCCCTGCTCGCCGTGCAACTGACTCCGAATTCCTGA
- a CDS encoding sensor histidine kinase has product MSVPPREPAPLAVFDLASAQDVFALRRSGQSAAEALGMERQDQVRIATALSELGRDRLGCEGLTVTFTLVPAPVSALAVVFEWTVGEGAGPDLEPASRLVHRVRYEPGPPRGRIVVEHPLPPGAAGGDPGRDRRVRDALHRHAPMTPAEDLRAQTRDLIATLEETRAQREELRRLNEELEETNKGVVALYTELSEELEETNSGVVALHAELEEKSRRLRETGEAKTRFWTNISHELRTPVNAVVALSRLLLTPGSGPLNDDQRRQVSLIDASSQTLFSLVNDLLDVAKAESGQVEIETAPVDLRTLVGQLAAVLRGTGPASEVVLLTPDPTTLPVAFTDEVLLTRILRNLLSNAWKFTDKGEVRLEFETDLTQSPHWMTFTVVDTGVGMEEPELARVFEEFYQVRGPHQRGHRGTGLGLPYARTLAELLGGTLVLSSSPGVGTRAEVRLPFRPEPPGPPPPGTAPTPDAGTARVPAARTVSDAVPARAPVPAAAPVPTPGAGPATTPASGTQDSEVDQ; this is encoded by the coding sequence GTGAGCGTGCCACCCCGGGAGCCCGCTCCTCTCGCGGTGTTCGATCTCGCCTCGGCGCAGGACGTGTTCGCCCTGCGCCGCAGCGGGCAGAGCGCGGCGGAGGCGCTGGGCATGGAACGCCAGGACCAGGTGCGTATCGCCACCGCGCTGAGCGAACTCGGCCGCGACCGGCTCGGCTGCGAGGGGCTGACGGTGACCTTCACCCTGGTCCCCGCGCCGGTGTCCGCGCTCGCCGTCGTCTTCGAGTGGACGGTCGGCGAGGGCGCGGGCCCCGACCTGGAACCGGCGTCCCGCCTCGTCCACCGGGTCCGTTACGAACCCGGGCCGCCGCGCGGGCGGATCGTCGTGGAGCACCCGCTCCCGCCCGGCGCGGCGGGCGGGGACCCTGGCCGTGACCGGCGGGTACGGGACGCCCTGCACCGCCACGCGCCCATGACGCCCGCCGAGGACCTCCGGGCCCAGACCCGCGACCTGATCGCCACCCTGGAGGAGACGCGGGCGCAGCGCGAGGAGCTGCGCCGGCTCAACGAGGAGCTCGAAGAGACCAACAAGGGCGTGGTCGCCCTCTACACGGAGCTCTCCGAGGAGCTGGAGGAGACGAACAGCGGCGTCGTCGCCCTCCATGCCGAACTGGAGGAGAAGTCGCGGCGGTTGCGCGAGACCGGCGAGGCCAAGACGCGTTTTTGGACCAACATCAGCCACGAGCTCCGCACGCCGGTGAACGCGGTGGTCGCGCTGTCGCGGTTGCTGCTCACGCCGGGTTCCGGGCCGCTGAACGACGACCAGCGCCGGCAGGTGTCTCTCATCGACGCGTCGAGTCAGACCTTGTTCTCCCTGGTCAACGACCTTCTGGATGTGGCCAAGGCGGAGTCGGGCCAGGTGGAGATCGAGACCGCGCCGGTCGACCTGCGGACCCTCGTCGGTCAGTTGGCGGCCGTGCTGCGCGGCACGGGGCCCGCGTCCGAGGTCGTGCTGCTGACCCCCGACCCCACCACGCTGCCCGTCGCCTTCACGGACGAGGTACTGCTCACCCGCATCCTGCGCAACCTGCTCTCGAACGCCTGGAAGTTCACCGACAAGGGCGAGGTGCGGCTGGAGTTCGAGACGGACCTGACGCAGTCACCGCACTGGATGACCTTCACCGTCGTGGACACCGGGGTGGGGATGGAGGAGCCGGAACTGGCCCGGGTGTTCGAGGAGTTCTACCAGGTCCGGGGCCCGCACCAACGGGGCCACCGGGGCACGGGACTCGGACTTCCCTACGCCCGCACGCTGGCCGAACTGCTGGGCGGGACGCTCGTGCTGAGCAGTTCCCCGGGCGTGGGCACCCGCGCCGAGGTCCGGCTGCCGTTCCGGCCCGAACCGCCGGGCCCGCCTCCACCGGGGACCGCGCCCACACCCGACGCCGGGACCGCGCGGGTACCGGCGGCCCGGACCGTATCCGATGCCGTACCCGCGCGGGCGCCCGTACCCGCGGCGGCACCGGTACCGACGCCCGGTGCCGGGCCCGCGACCACGCCCGCGAGCGGGACACAGGACTCCGAGGTGGATCAGTGA
- a CDS encoding ATP-binding protein: MGAVTTLKVFDHEDVAWFRDDVGLSSAARGAAATLARRVGLDSHRASEVALAVTEAATNLHRHASDGALLLRVLRTANSAGVEFVTVDTGPGMTDVAQSLLDGTSTAGTLGIGLGALVRLADAFDIHSIPGRGTVMAAQFWPRGLAPAGGATAARPDTSVASGVTRPISGETSCGDAWAVRVDPGVDHDPRTGPAPGGPDTGRPATSRTLREGSAASRDPWTGTSFQSTYGGAIARDAYRSTATAAPLPALSPDPSLLVMLCDGLGHGPLAALASEAAVKAFRQSAARHPEGLLRDIHTALRGTRGGAVAVARVEPSAGRLLFCGVGNVSGFLLTPDSRSGLLSAPGIVGQQMRSLRTFELPLKPDSALVMHSDGLTERWTAADLPGLLRHSPAVVAGQLLREAAVRHDDAGIVVLKGAW, translated from the coding sequence GTGGGCGCGGTGACCACCTTGAAGGTCTTCGACCACGAGGACGTCGCGTGGTTCCGGGACGATGTCGGCCTGTCCTCGGCGGCACGGGGCGCGGCGGCGACACTGGCGCGCCGTGTCGGACTGGACAGCCACCGGGCCTCCGAGGTCGCGCTGGCGGTCACCGAGGCCGCGACCAACCTCCACCGGCACGCCAGCGACGGAGCACTGCTGCTGCGCGTGCTGCGGACCGCGAACAGCGCCGGCGTCGAGTTCGTCACCGTGGACACCGGCCCCGGCATGACGGACGTCGCGCAGTCCCTGCTGGACGGCACGTCGACGGCCGGGACGCTCGGCATCGGACTCGGGGCGCTGGTGCGGCTCGCCGACGCGTTCGACATCCACTCCATCCCGGGGCGCGGCACGGTCATGGCCGCGCAGTTCTGGCCGCGGGGCCTCGCCCCGGCCGGCGGCGCGACGGCGGCGCGACCGGACACCTCCGTCGCCTCCGGGGTCACCCGCCCCATCAGCGGCGAGACGAGTTGCGGGGACGCCTGGGCGGTACGCGTCGATCCCGGCGTCGACCACGACCCGAGGACCGGCCCGGCGCCCGGTGGCCCGGACACCGGCCGGCCCGCGACGTCCCGCACCCTGCGGGAAGGGTCCGCCGCCTCCCGCGACCCGTGGACGGGGACCTCCTTCCAGAGCACCTACGGTGGCGCGATCGCCCGGGACGCGTACCGGTCCACCGCGACGGCCGCCCCCCTCCCGGCCCTCTCGCCCGACCCCTCGCTCCTCGTCATGTTGTGCGACGGGCTGGGACACGGGCCCCTCGCCGCGCTGGCGAGTGAGGCAGCGGTCAAGGCGTTCCGGCAGAGCGCGGCGCGCCATCCCGAGGGCCTGCTGCGTGACATCCACACGGCGCTGCGCGGTACCCGGGGCGGCGCGGTCGCCGTGGCCAGGGTGGAACCGTCCGCGGGGCGCCTGCTGTTCTGCGGCGTGGGCAATGTGAGCGGCTTCCTCCTCACTCCCGACTCCCGCAGCGGACTGCTCTCGGCACCGGGCATCGTCGGCCAGCAGATGAGGAGTCTGCGGACGTTCGAGCTGCCCCTGAAGCCGGACAGTGCCCTGGTCATGCACTCCGACGGACTGACCGAGCGCTGGACGGCCGCCGACCTGCCGGGGCTGCTGCGCCACTCTCCTGCTGTGGTGGCAGGACAGTTGCTGCGTGAAGCGGCCGTCCGACACGACGACGCCGGAATCGTGGTCCTCAAGGGGGCGTGGTGA
- a CDS encoding ATP-binding protein — protein sequence MTPAWAADQAPQTQAIDQNDDVVRARQQVRTLAQRCRLTLVDQTKFITAASELARNTLVYGGGGALTSGLVEKFGRLGVAAVFEDSGPGIPDIDLAMTDGWTSGGGLGLGLSGARRLVDEFALDTEVGRGTIVTIVKWAR from the coding sequence ATGACCCCCGCCTGGGCAGCCGATCAAGCGCCACAGACGCAGGCCATCGACCAGAACGACGACGTGGTGCGGGCGCGCCAGCAGGTCAGGACACTCGCCCAGCGGTGCAGGCTGACCCTGGTCGACCAGACGAAGTTCATCACGGCCGCCAGTGAACTCGCCCGCAACACCCTGGTGTACGGCGGCGGTGGAGCGCTCACGTCGGGCCTGGTCGAGAAGTTCGGAAGGCTCGGTGTCGCCGCGGTCTTCGAGGACTCGGGCCCCGGGATCCCCGACATCGACCTCGCGATGACCGACGGGTGGACCTCCGGCGGCGGACTGGGCCTCGGACTGAGCGGCGCGCGCCGGCTCGTCGACGAGTTCGCCCTGGACACCGAGGTCGGCCGGGGCACCATCGTCACGATCGTCAAGTGGGCGCGGTGA
- a CDS encoding STAS domain-containing protein has product MSERVPVLRIGDILLVSIQVDLEDQTVLNLQEDLAAQIVARSARGVVIDITAVEIVDSFVGRMLATIASISRLLDAETVVVGMRPAVAITLVELGLSLGGVRTALDLEKGLALLRRSAGGTDPR; this is encoded by the coding sequence ATGAGTGAACGGGTTCCCGTTCTGCGGATCGGCGACATCCTCCTCGTCTCCATCCAGGTGGACCTGGAGGACCAGACGGTGCTGAACCTCCAGGAGGATCTCGCCGCCCAGATCGTCGCGCGCTCCGCGCGGGGTGTCGTCATCGACATCACCGCGGTCGAGATCGTCGACTCCTTCGTGGGCCGCATGCTGGCCACGATCGCCTCCATATCGCGGCTGCTCGACGCCGAGACCGTGGTGGTGGGGATGCGTCCCGCCGTGGCGATCACGCTCGTGGAGCTCGGACTGTCGCTGGGCGGCGTCCGTACGGCGCTCGACCTGGAGAAGGGGCTGGCGCTGCTGCGGCGGTCCGCCGGCGGCACGGACCCGCGATGA
- a CDS encoding STAS domain-containing protein produces the protein MSKQETTAGLVRLLSADREGLADQWVDSVAGSLKGRISRAEIARELRELYSALVAALRSGGQDPQSQEMAEIRALLTELSRNRARQGFTPTETAISVLALKTVLEPALGDGSADDTRAYLQLSRVLDDLALFTMETYTRTREEIISAQATQLMELSTPVVKLWDGVIAVPLVGTLDSARTQVVMEKLLQALVDTGSEQAIIDITGVPAVDTQVAQHLLKTIVAARLMGAECTVSGIRPQIAQTIVALGIEFGDIVTKSTLADALQLALKKSGVDLVAHRSVQR, from the coding sequence ATGAGCAAGCAGGAAACCACAGCCGGCCTGGTGAGACTGCTGTCCGCCGACCGCGAGGGCCTCGCCGACCAGTGGGTCGACAGTGTCGCGGGGTCCCTCAAGGGCCGCATCAGCAGAGCGGAGATCGCCCGGGAGCTGCGCGAGCTGTACTCGGCGCTCGTGGCGGCGCTGCGCTCGGGAGGCCAGGACCCCCAGAGCCAGGAGATGGCGGAGATCCGGGCGTTGCTGACCGAGCTGTCGCGCAACCGGGCCCGGCAGGGCTTCACCCCCACCGAAACCGCGATCAGCGTGCTCGCACTGAAGACGGTGCTCGAACCGGCGCTGGGGGACGGCTCAGCCGACGACACCCGGGCCTACCTGCAGTTGAGCCGGGTCCTCGACGATCTGGCGCTCTTCACCATGGAGACGTACACCCGCACCCGCGAGGAGATCATCAGCGCGCAGGCCACACAGCTCATGGAGCTGTCGACGCCGGTGGTGAAGCTCTGGGACGGTGTCATAGCCGTTCCGCTCGTGGGGACGCTGGACTCGGCGCGTACGCAGGTCGTGATGGAGAAGCTCCTCCAGGCGCTCGTGGACACCGGCTCCGAGCAGGCGATCATCGACATCACGGGGGTTCCCGCCGTCGACACGCAGGTTGCCCAGCATCTGCTGAAGACGATCGTGGCCGCACGGCTGATGGGCGCGGAGTGCACCGTCTCGGGCATCCGTCCGCAGATCGCGCAGACCATCGTGGCGCTCGGGATCGAGTTCGGTGACATCGTCACGAAGTCGACCCTCGCCGACGCCCTGCAGCTCGCGCTGAAGAAGTCGGGCGTCGACCTCGTCGCCCACAGGAGCGTCCAGCGATGA
- a CDS encoding RNA polymerase sigma factor, with translation MPADLDDELLAARAGDGDDDAFAVLVHRHSAALLALAYGLLGDRADAEEAVQDALVGAWRRLPDFRGDAAFQTWMYRIVTNRCLSVLRARLPVEPLDAVPEPATQDVACQPARAAESAATKDALSRALRRLRAEQRTCWVLREIQGLSYGEIAHAVGTSEQSVRGRLFRARCNLMKEMASWR, from the coding sequence ATGCCGGCCGATCTGGACGACGAACTGCTGGCCGCGCGGGCGGGCGACGGCGACGACGACGCGTTCGCCGTCCTGGTGCACCGGCACAGCGCGGCGCTGCTGGCGCTGGCGTACGGGTTGCTCGGTGACCGGGCGGACGCGGAGGAAGCCGTGCAGGACGCCCTGGTGGGCGCCTGGCGGCGGTTGCCCGATTTCCGGGGGGACGCCGCTTTCCAGACCTGGATGTACCGCATTGTCACCAACCGGTGTCTGAGTGTGCTGCGGGCCCGGCTCCCCGTGGAACCGCTGGACGCGGTACCCGAGCCGGCGACACAGGACGTCGCGTGCCAGCCCGCGCGCGCTGCGGAGAGCGCCGCGACGAAGGACGCGTTGTCGCGGGCGCTGCGCAGGCTGCGTGCCGAGCAGCGGACCTGCTGGGTCCTGCGGGAGATCCAGGGCCTGTCCTACGGGGAGATCGCTCACGCCGTCGGCACGAGCGAACAGAGCGTGCGCGGCAGGCTGTTCCGGGCACGATGCAACCTGATGAAGGAGATGGCCTCATGGCGCTAG
- a CDS encoding Asp23/Gls24 family envelope stress response protein — MTDRTAAGTQGKTGGEKAGSSMKEGLGAPEVRGRTTIADSVAEKIVGVVTRDVPGIHGLGTGMARTMGGMRDRVSGGRPSVTRGVQVEVGEKQAAVDLDVVVDYGAPIPDVVADVRASVIAAMDRMTGLEVVEVNVVVDDVDLPGDDDEDAKNDDRVA, encoded by the coding sequence ATGACAGACCGCACAGCCGCCGGCACGCAGGGGAAGACCGGTGGGGAGAAGGCGGGCAGTTCCATGAAGGAGGGTCTCGGAGCGCCGGAGGTACGCGGGCGGACCACGATCGCGGACAGCGTGGCGGAGAAGATCGTCGGCGTGGTCACGCGCGACGTGCCGGGGATCCACGGTCTCGGGACGGGCATGGCGCGGACGATGGGAGGCATGCGCGACCGGGTCTCCGGCGGGCGCCCGAGCGTGACGCGCGGCGTACAGGTCGAGGTCGGCGAGAAGCAGGCAGCCGTCGACCTGGACGTGGTCGTGGACTACGGCGCGCCCATTCCTGACGTCGTCGCGGATGTCCGCGCCAGCGTCATAGCGGCGATGGACCGGATGACGGGCCTCGAAGTGGTCGAGGTCAACGTGGTCGTGGACGACGTCGACCTGCCCGGCGACGACGACGAGGACGCGAAGAACGACGACCGGGTGGCGTGA